In Buteo buteo chromosome 16, bButBut1.hap1.1, whole genome shotgun sequence, the DNA window atctaccacctctctgggcaacctgttcagtgtttcaccaccctcatcataaaaaatttctttcttatctcTAGTCTGAATCTGtgctcttttagtttaaaaccattctCCCTGTCCTGTTGCTACAGGCTGTActgaaaagtctgtccccatctttcttataagccccctttaagtattgaaaggctgcaataaggtctccttggagccttctcttctccaggcagatTACTCTACATGCAAGTGGTGTAATTGCCAGGTGCCAAGTGGGAGCTGCATATTCTGTCACAGTTAGTCTGCTGAGTTCATCCAGTGGTCTCGGGTGATAAGTACAGTAGAGTGCAGGCCTGCACCTATTCAGGTCAACTGGTATGCTGATCACTAACTCCTTGATGTACAATAGTCTTCTGTTTAAGATCACTGCAGCAGGAACGAAAATCAGTATCACTGGTTTTAGATCAACCTACTAATTATGCTGGTCAAATCAGTTCCAATGTACTTTTGATGTAATTCCATTTTTTTGAGtcgatttatttattttcactgaataaGATAACCTGAAACCGAAATGAGTGTCTACAAAAAAGACTTCCAGTAAACCTGCAGTCTGGAATTGAAAAGACTGGCAGCTTGGGCTGTAGTCTGCTTTTGTTTCGTGCTTGGTCAAAGACTAAGactgaactgaaatatttttattccattactGATGCAGCTATTGCATTCCTTCTCAGTCTAGTGCCTTTCACTCATTTCTCTTGGTTTACCTACCTGTCTTCTGGTTTCCTGTTCATTCTTTCAGAAAACGGAGTGCACTCTTGTTGCAGAGGAATGGAATGCACTTCACtcaaaagagaagcagcaatatattttattgagataaaataataatttgacagaGTTCAATAAGTTTGATGGAATTCAACAAAGTTTAACAGTGCTTTGACATGGTTCAATaagtttgatggcaaggttcacctTAATTACTACATGGAAGaaacatagaaaagaaaattcagttttaattgAGTTAAAATGATTCACACAGACTGGAGATGCAAAGAGTAAGGAggaccctcctgttgagtcgCAAGGCTCAGAGTGGATCCCCTTGCTTTTCAGCATGCTATCACTCACTTACCAAGGATCTGTCGCAGGTAAGGGATCTCTTTGCCTTGGGTAAGGAAGGATCTCAGTCTCAGGTAAGGAATCTCTAACCTTgagaggcatcgctgctcaaGGGGAGAGTTACCTGGCATGCAGTCCAGCTGCAATTCAGGGAGAGCTCAAATTGGGCCCATCCTGATGGTAATATTTATAGGGTGAAGTAGTTGGCTGCTAGTCAATAGTATAGACGACACAGATGTCTTCATTTTAGCTCTGGTatcttgttttgtattttggttATCTTGCACTTTGGGGTTTCAAAACctccttttgaaatatttttcaagactCCTTCGCTCCCTTGTATGTGAGCCAGGGGCTTTCTAGCTCACAAGTTCACCCCAAGGACATGAGGCCTGTTGCTGCTTAGCCTGAACCAAAGTACAGCTAGGAGTCAAGTGTATCTGTCACAGCTCTCAGCTTCAATGGGAATTCATTGTTGTGTATTCTGTACCATCTCTATGCTTAAAGTCAAGTACATGACTGTTACACAACTCcttagttttaaaaactttaagatttttacatttcttaacTTCTCTGACATACTTCTTtgttctttgcagaaaaggtaCAGTTTGGCTGTTGGTCCTCCCAAAAAGGTTCCAAAAGTCAAGGGTGTAGAGTCTGCAGCAGTGCAAGCATTTCTCAGAcggcaagaagaagaaaaaagaaaaaaaggtaacagtccaaaatatttcttatggGAGACTTTCATTGACTCTTTGAGACTTTGTCATCCTATTCAAAGCTCTTGCAAATACAGCTGTTGTCTGAAAAGCAGGTTTGTCACCCAATGTGCAATGAGCCAATAGTCACACACTCAGGAaagacattatttatttcatatttgcacAAAGATGGATGCTAGGTGGTAATTTCACAAAGCTAGTACACCCTGCAGTTAAGCAAGTAATTTATACAGTTTTAGATTCACCCACTTAGTTACTAAAGTCCTTCCCCAAAATAATTGTTGATAGTTGCTTATCTGTCACCATTTCTATTGGGCTAAGGTTTTCTCTGCTTGGAATTCAAGgtacagtgttcttttattctacagtgCATGCTCGAGGAGGGAGGGGTAGGTCTTTTTGGTCTTGAATTGAGTTGGTGGTCACAATCTccccctgctgcctttgcctttCCCCCAGTTACTGCAGATGTCCACTGACTTCATGCCCATTATCAATTACTCAACTGTCAGTGCCTTCTAGGGTGGGATGTTTCCTTCTTCTTGGTCTTTTAATTCTTCTTCGAGATTGTTCAAGGCCAAATTACTCCAGGATGCCCTTGGTTAAAGAATGCTAGCTGTTCTCTTTTCTGATTACAAATGATTAAGTGTCTTTAGACTGTCAGCTTAATATACATACAAAGAACTTCTTGCATAGAAAGACACAGATCACTCCATATTTTAGGTTAATCTTCAACACAACTACACATCTGTTTCTGGAATTTATGCACATAACTGATGCTGAGGGAAAGCCAGAACTAAGTAAGGACTAGGGATGTTTGCATGCATTCTTAAGGAGTTAAATATTAATCAGCTACACTAGCATTTGCTGTTGGAGATTGGGAAGTAGTTAAGGTGAAGAGATATTGCAAGAAACCATCTGGACTTTTTGGCAACTTAGAAAAGCTTTATCTGTGTGAAAAAATGGTAAAAGTTCCTGTTGTGTCTTAATCTAGTGTATTGATACagtctgaattttaaatttgtatgGCAGAGGCTTTGTTTGAGCCACAGTTTTTCCACTgtattatatttcatttaagtAGCCTATAGAATGAACTAATGCTGCAGTGCTTTTGATGTTAATGTTTTGCTAAAGGTGGATGGCCCAGGTATTCTTCCTCTCCTGGGCCAGTCATGAGCCTGCTCCTTATCCCTGCTGGCAGGTCCAGCCAGAAGCAAGACTGAGCATGAATTCCACATAGGCATGCATGCACACTCACTCTGTACAGTCATGGCCCTTGACAATAACGTAGACAGGGCATAGTACCTTTACAGGCACCCAAAGCATGAGTAGCCCAATCTATTTTCTAGGAATTGATGCTTTTCCTGAGTCTTTCTGGTATTTGGCCCCCACTCCCTTGGTCTGTCCACTAGCTGGTGTTCAGACCTCTCATCCTATTCACCAGCTAGTTCAGCCTGAATTTTGTCAGCAGATCACACACAGACTCAAGGTGGATAGCATACTTATGCAGAAAATAGCTAAAAACAGTTCAGTAAGAATATAGGACAGACTGTGGAGATAGGGCACAGGGCTCTACCAGACAAATGTAGTGACCAGCAGCTTAGTTATCTGTGGCTGGCTGCTTCTGTCTCTCCTCTATACTCCTCTACACAAAATACTCAATACTCTTTGATACCCTCCCTTTCCTCATCTTCCTTTAAAACATCTGCTAGTAAATTCTGTACAGCCTCAAAATTCTCCTGTTCCGTCTCAGAACTCCTTCTATTACCCAGAGATCCTGTAAGTCCTGTACCTCCTCACACAGTAATTCTCCTTAGTTTGCATAGCATTCTGGAGAGCTGCTTCGGTTGAATCACCTTAGTGGGTTTTGCAATAGCAGCATTTAACTTAATTGTTTGCCTTTGTTTGTCAGAGAAGCTGATTCAGGTGGGTTAGCTTGCCCTGTTGGCAGACCTCTGATCACTTTCTGGTCTATTCTGAGTAGCTGTTAGCCAGATATCCTTAAATTACTGTCCTAAATGGTTTATCAGTTTGgaagaaattgaaataaaaggTAGTGCTTTTGCATAACTTTCTCCTGGCTTTCTTTTGTagcactggaagaaagaagaaagaaagaagaactCTTGGCTAGACGTATTGAACTGAAACATGACAGAAAGGCAAGAGCTATGGCCTCACGAACAAAGGATAATTTTTATGGCTATAATGGCATTCCTGTTGAAGAGAAGCCTAAAAAGAGGAGGACTTGTGAGAATGTCGCTCAGGCCCCAGAGGCTGAGCATGCAACAGAAGATGAAACTGAGCAACTTGAATATAGTCAGACTGAATCTGAGCATGAGCAAGAAGAATATGAAGAGAAACCATCCAAAGTTGCAGTGAAACCAAAGGCGCCTCCCAAGAGTGCACCAGCACCTCTGAACTTTGCAGAGCTCTTaagacttgcagaaaaaaaacagtatgAACCCGTGGAAATAAAACCAGTGAAAAAGGTAGAAGAGAGACCCAGAACAGCAGAAGAATTGAGAGAGAGGGAGTATTTGGGACGCAAAAACAAAAGAGTAGAAATGCATAAGAAAAGTGAGAAGGAGATTAAGAGTACAGGGATATCCAGTTCTTCAAAAAAAATGACTTCTCGGAAAGAATCTGTAAATGCAAAACTTAACAAAAGCTTAGTAGATAAACATTCCACACCAAAAGGCAGTCTGTTGTCTTCTATGAGTGGTATTGGTAAGAAATCCAAAGCACCAGCATTGACTGAAAAACACTCACGGTCATCATCTTCCTCCAGATTTgatcaaatggaaaaaacctcacaaaatgGCTCCTTAAAAAGCTCTACTGGTAGCAGTCATAGTAAATTACCTGTCAATGGTATTGGAAAGTCTGGCTCAAGCTCTCATGTGCCACCCTCAAAACCAGCAGCTAATGGGGCTCAGAGGCTACCATCTGCTAAAGAATCCAGCCTGAAAAAGTCTGCCCTTACAAAATCAGGAAATGCTGCAACCCTTCAGCATGGAATCAACTCCAATGCAAAACGATCGGGCAGCAGCTTAGGAAAAGGAGGACCTGGACATCCAGGTGGTGGttcaagtgcaggacctgggcGATCAAGCAGCAATTCTGGTGTGGGACCTGGAAGGCCAGGAAGTGGTTCA includes these proteins:
- the UEVLD gene encoding ubiquitin-conjugating enzyme E2 variant 3 isoform X2, which gives rise to MDFRNILVMASEQQGLNSVPKRYSLAVGPPKKVPKVKGVESAAVQAFLRRQEEEKRKKALEERRKKEELLARRIELKHDRKARAMASRTKDNFYGYNGIPVEEKPKKRRTCENVAQAPEAEHATEDETEQLEYSQTESEHEQEEYEEKPSKVAVKPKAPPKSAPAPLNFAELLRLAEKKQYEPVEIKPVKKVEERPRTAEELREREYLGRKNKRVEMHKKSEKEIKSTGISSSSKKMTSRKESVNAKLNKSLVDKHSTPKGSLLSSMSGIGKKSKAPALTEKHSRSSSSSRFDQMEKTSQNGSLKSSTGSSHSKLPVNGIGKSGSSSHVPPSKPAANGAQRLPSAKESSLKKSALTKSGNAATLQHGINSNAKRSGSSLGKGGPGHPGGGSSAGPGRSSSNSGVGPGRPGSGSSPGPGRLGSGSAAGPGRPGSSSSPGPGRLGGGSSVGPGRPAGTSSTGPGRPGSSSNMGLGRPGSSLGTGPGRPGISTNAGRGRPGSSMGTGPGRPGVSPSTGPGRPGSSLGTGPGRPEVSLSTGAKRPGSSLGTGPGRPGVSPSTGAKRPGSSLGTGPGRPGIGPSAGPGRPVSGLGATVKPKCTVVSETISSKNLVTRPSNGQINGMRSFQGHRPVFHPQGLGRPPISYKRQIEDDDDDDEYDSEMDDFIEDEGEPQEEISKHIREIFGYDRKRYKDESDYALRYMESSWREQQKEEARSISSET
- the UEVLD gene encoding ubiquitin-conjugating enzyme E2 variant 3 isoform X1 is translated as MDFRNILVMASEQQGLNSVPKRYSLAVGPPKKVPKVKGVESAAVQAFLRRQEEEKRKKALEERRKKEELLARRIELKHDRKARAMASRTKDNFYGYNGIPVEEKPKKRRTCENVAQAPEAEHATEDETEQLEYSQTESEHEQEEYEEKPSKVAVKPKAPPKSAPAPLNFAELLRLAEKKQYEPVEIKPVKKVEERPRTAEELREREYLGRKNKRVEMHKKSEKEIKSTGISSSSKKMTSRKESVNAKLNKSLVDKHSTPKGSLLSSMSGIGKKSKAPALTEKHSRSSSSSRFDQMEKTSQNGSLKSSTGSSHSKLPVNGIGKSGSSSHVPPSKPAANGAQRLPSAKESSLKKSALTKSGNAATLQHGINSNAKRSGSSLGKGGPGHPGGGSSAGPGRSSSNSGVGPGRPGSGSSPGPGRLGSGSAAGPGRPGSSSSPGPGRLGGGSSVGPGRPAGTSSTGPGRPGSSSNMGLGRPGSSLGTGPGRPGISTNAGRGRPGSSMGTGPGRPGVSPSTGPGRPGSSLGTGPGRPEVSLSTGAKRPGSSLGTGPGRPGVSPSTGAKRPGSSLGTGPGRPGIGPSAGPGRPVSGLGATVKPKCTVVSETISSKNLVTRPSNGQINGMRSFQGHRPVFHPQGLGRPPISYKRQIEDDDDDDEYDSEMDDFIEDEGEPQEEISKHIREIFGYDRKRYKDESDYALRYMESSWREQQKEEARSLRLGVQEDLEELRREEEELKRKRQSKKLRTR